A region of Toxorhynchites rutilus septentrionalis strain SRP chromosome 1, ASM2978413v1, whole genome shotgun sequence DNA encodes the following proteins:
- the LOC129762749 gene encoding GATA zinc finger domain-containing protein 1 → MGPKLAQKCAHCQACTTEKWHTVERGVVLCTPCYEKQEKEQTELENELKEIQAESMKIESQSDDPTPAHELPKEVEKNGSDKSQADKDTSPVDDVKEEATGEKDEKETDGGKERNAPSLSPRKLRKNVRSARKGGSGGTGANGGKTGRSRRFIFKKNPMKAPTITVTTRTVETLFHNNIYYQIGDIVSVMDANDDIYYAQIHGLQIDSYCEKSAYITWLIPTTSSPPPNEQFDPATYLIGPEEDLPRKLSCMEFVMHAPSSYYLDRHNPFPRPDTWGPENTSQEDNSNYIWANISHLYQS, encoded by the exons ATGGGTCCAAAGCTGGCTCAAAAGTGTGCCCACTGTCAGGCGTGTACCACCGAAAAGTGGCACACCGTTGAACGGGGTGTCGTTTTGTGCACGCCGTGCTATGAGAAGCAAGAAAAGGAACAAACGGAGCTGGAGAATGAACTAAAGGAAATACAGGCGGAGTCCATGAAGATAGAATCACAATCAGATGACCCCACACCTGCCCATGAGCTTCCGAAAGAAGTCGAAAAGAATGGTAGCGACAAAAGTCAGGCGGACAAGGACACTAGTCCAGTGGATGATGTGAAGGAAGAGGCGACCGGTGAAAAGGATGAAAAAGAAACTGATGGAGGCAAAGAAAGGAACGCTCCTTCGCTAAGTCCGCGAAAGTTACGAAAGAACGTCAGAAGTGCCCGAAAAGGTGGTTCGGGCGGGACGGGGGCCAACGGTGGCAAAACTGGACGCTCGCGGAGgttcattttcaaaaagaaCCCAATGAAAGCGCCAACCATTACGGTCACAACGAGAACAGTGGAAACATTGTTCCACAAT aatatttattatcaaataggGGACATTGTTTCGGTTATGGATGCAAACGATGATATTTACTACGCACAAATACACGGCTTGCAAATCGACTCTTACTGTGAAAAATCTGCCTATATTACTTGGCTTATACCAACGACATCCAGTCCTCCGCCAAACGAACAGTTCGACCCTGCTACCTATCTAATAGGGCCCGAGGAAGATCTCCCGCGGAAGCTTAGCTGTATGGAATTTGTGATGCATGCCCCAAGCAGCTATTATCTGGATCGACACAATCCGTTCCCAAGGCCGGATACCTGGGGACCGGAGAATACCTCCCAGGAGGATAATTCGAACTACATATGGGCGAATATTTCTCATCTGTATCAAAGCTGA
- the LOC129762748 gene encoding DNA ligase 1, with product MAQKSILSFFTKSNAKKSDNPSGPMGSCTGVEAVKGENNNNAFGSKKPERPTVDDEDSPVKSKGRKSAAVFESSPSPSPQKLKVNDSKTPTGIAKRRRIVSSGSEDETPTKKTSSPETKPKESIKNEDKSPVKTSKSTTVVKKEKKSPKETPKKKSPKQKSPIKREKDQDVEMKEVKQEIESPAKEQKTVDTKDKAANVMSFFTSAKKEETSSTASGSKVDGVDYNPGKKNYHPINDAFWKKGSKIPYLALARTFQIIEETSGRLRMIEILSNYFRSVIVLSPSELLASVYLSLNQLAPAYEGVELGIAEHTLMKAIAQSTGRSLSQIKTDAQNTGDLGLVAEQSKSSQRMMFRPAPHTVEGVFGKLQEIARMTGTASMAKKMDKIQSMFVACRHSEARFIIRSLAGKLRIGLAEQSLLQALAQACAMTPPNSKDQKEPILNALNKCSETSAKAKVDEIALILKTVYCQCPNYNQIIPVLLEHGIDHLLDKCPMVPGTPLKPMLAHPTKGVHEVLERFGGIDFTCEWKYDGERAQIHIADDGSINIYSRNQENNTSKYPDIIARLDRTRLESVRSAILDCEAVAWDPEKKQILPFQILSTRKRKDANETDIKVQVCVFMFDLLYLNGSPLVERPFLERRELLYKHFREIEGEWKYATRLDTDDIDELQRFLEDAVKGNCEGLMVKTLQKEATYEIAKRSRNWLKLKKDYLTGVGDSLDLVVIGGYKGRGKRTGTYGGFLLACYDEDNEEYQSICKIGTGFSDDDLQRHTDFLKEQIIPRAKSYYRYDTSHEPDDWFSPAQVWEVLCADLSLSPVHRAAQGIIDGEKGISLRFPRFIKIRDDKGVTDATSAKQVAEMYLNQDQIKNQQGNQRDPEEDFY from the exons ATGGCACAGAAATCTATATT ATCATTTTTCACCAAATCAAATGCGAAAAAGAGTGATAATCCATCCGGTCCCATGGGTTCTTGCACCGGTGTGGAAGCGGTGAAGGGGGAGAACAACAACAATGCGTTTGG CTCAAAGAAACCGGAAAGGCCAACCGTGGATGATGAAgacagcccagtgaagagcaaAGGGCGCAAGTCCGCAGCAGTTTTTGAATCATCACCCTCCCCGTCTCCTCAGAAGTTAAAGGTTAATGATAGTAAAACACCGACCGGAATCGCAAAGCGTCGGAGGATTGTATCATCGGGCAGTGAAGATGAGACACCTACAAAAAAGACCAG TTCCCCAGAAACGAAGCCGAAGGAATCGATTAAAAACGAAGATAAGAGCCCGGTCAAGACATCGAAGTCGACAACCGTTGTAAAGAAGGAGAAGAAATCCCCAAAGGAGACGCCGAAAAAGAAGTCCCCCAAACAAAAGTCTCCCATCAAGAGAGAAAAAGATCAAGACGTTGAGATGAAGGAAGTTAAACAGGAAATAGAATCGCCAGCAAAGGAACAGAAAACTGTGGACACGAAAGATAAGGCTGCCAACGTGATGAGTTTCTTCACCAGTGCCAAGAAGGAAGAGACATCCAGCACTGCTAGTGGCTCCAAAGTAGACGGAGTCGATTACAATCCGGGGAAGAAAAACTACCACCCGATAAACGATGCCTTTTGGAAGAAGGGCAGCAAAATACCGTATCTCGCTTTGGCTCGAACTTTCCAGATAATCGAAGAAACAAGCGGACGCTTACGAATGATAGAGATTCTTAGCAATTACTTCCGGTCGGTAATTGTACTCAGTCCGAGCGAGCTTCTGGCAAGCGTATATCTTAGTCTCAACCAGCTCGCGCCGGCATACGAAGGCGTTGAGCTGGGAATTGCAGAGCACACGCTGATGAAGGCTATCGCCCAAAGCACTGGTCGGAGTTTGTCTCAGATCAAAACCGATGCGCAAAATACCGGTGATTTGGGACTGGTGGCCGAACAATCCAAGAGCAGCCAGCGAATGATGTTCCGTCCGGCGCCACACACTGTCGAGGGAGTGTTCGGAAAGCTACAAGAAATTGCGAGGATGACGGGCACTGCTTCGATGgcgaaaaaaatggacaaaattcAGTCGATGTTTGTGGCGTGTCGTCACTCGGAGGCTCGCTTCATCATACGCTCGCTGGCAGGGAAGCTTCGCATAGGACTCGCCGAGCAGTCCCTTCTTCAGGCTCTGGCCCAAGCTTGTGCTATGACGCCACCGAATTCGAAGGACCAAAAAGAGCCTATTCTGAACGCATTGAACAAATGCAGCGAAACATCTGCGAAGGCAAAAGTAGACGAGATCGCGTTAATACTTAAAACGGTATACTGCCAATGTCCAAATTATAATCAGATTATCCCCGTGTTGTTGGAACACGGTATCGACCATTTATTGGACAAATGCCCGATGGTTCCGGGAACCCCGCTGAAGCCTATGCTGGCACATCCTACCAAAGGTGTGCATGAGGTTCTTGAACGCTTCGGTGGTATCGATTTCACCTGTGAGTGGAAGTACGATGGAGAGCGAGCTCAGATTCATATAGCCGATGATGGTAGCATTAACATCTACAGTCGTAATCAGGAGAACAACACGAGCAAATATCCGGATATCATAGCGCGGTTGGATCGTACGCGACTGGAATCGGTGCGCAGTGCTATTCTAGATTGCGAAGCTGTGGCATGGGATCCTGAGAAGAAACAAATTCTGCCGTTCCAGATTTTGAGCACCCGCAAACGGAAGGATGCCAACGAGACGGACATCAAAGTACAG GTATGCGTCTTCATGTTCGATTTGCTGTATCTGAACGGCTCCCCTCTGGTCGAACGTCCCTTCCTCGAGAGGCGTGAACTGCTCTACAAACACTTCCGCGAAATCGAGGGCGAATGGAAATACGCCACACGATTGGACACCGATGATATCGATGAGTTGCAACGCTTCCTGGAGGATGCCGTCAAGGGAAACTGCGAGGGTTTGATGGTAAAGACCCTCCAGAAGGAGGCCACCTATGAAATTGCCAAACGTTCCCGGAATTGGTTGAAGCTGAAAAAAGACTATCTCACCGGGGTCGGAGACTCGCTGGATTTGGTGGTGATTGGTGGCTACAAGGGCAGAGGCAAACGAACGGGAACTTATGGAGGGTTTCTGCTTGCTTGCTACGACGAGGATAACGAGGAGTATCAGAGTATTTGCAAAATTGGTACCGGATTTTCGGACGATGACTTGCAGCGGCATACGGACTTCCTGAAGGAGCAGATTATTCCGCGAGCTAAGAGTTACTATCGATACGACACGTCCCACGAACCGGACGATTGGTTTTCGCCAGCCCAAGTATGGGAAGTGCTATGTGCGGATCTATCGCTGAGTCCAGTTCATCGTGCTGCACAGGGCATCATCGATGGCGAGAAGGGAATATCTTTACGTTTCCCTCGATTCATcaaaattcgcgatgacaaaggCGTAACCGATGCCACTTCCGCTAAACAAGTGGCCGAAATGTATTTGAACCAAGACCAGATAAAGAACCAGCAGGGAAATCAACGCGATCCCGAAGAAGACTTTTACTAG